In the Ostrinia nubilalis chromosome 15, ilOstNubi1.1, whole genome shotgun sequence genome, one interval contains:
- the LOC135078429 gene encoding alcohol dehydrogenase 2-like produces MSELKKIEGKTFLITGGASELGAGYAQAFLENGAKKGLVSLTYKGLEHMHKDGGVGGTIVNISSTAAFGRFPYVPAYSGSKAGVLHFSNCLAVDPFHEVTGVRIISMCIGPTETPIFNNMDQISYDERSGKAMAQLLSSLNYQRPESAVSSVVEAFKQGTNGSIWFSVNDKPVKDITLAYNQAQDFLTKAINSDL; encoded by the exons ATGTCAGAGCTCAAAAAAATTGAAGGAAAAACATTTTTGATAACCGGTGGCGCTTCGGAGCTTGGCGCTGGATATGCTCAAGCATTCCTAGAAAATGGAGCCAAG AAAGGTTTAGTGTCGCTAACCTACAAAGGTCTGGAGCATATGCACAAAGATGGAGGCGTTGGGGGCACCATAGTGAACATATCGTCAACAGCAGCCTTCGGCAGGTTTCCTTATGTGCCCGCCTACTCGGGTAGTAAGGCAGGGGTGTTACACTTCAGCAACTGTCTCGCG GTGGATCCTTTTCACGAAGTTACTGGTGTAAGAATTATAAGTATGTGTATTGGACCCACCGAAACACCAATATTTAACAACATGGATCAAATATCTTATGACGAAAGGAGCGGAAAAGCAATGGCCCAACTTCTGTCTTCCCTCAATTATCAAAG ACCCGAATCAGCTGTCAGTAGCGTCGTGGAAGCATTCAAGCAAGGAACCAACGGCAGCATTTGGTTTTCAGTCAATGACAAGCCAGTAAAAGACATCACCCTAGCCTACAACCAAGCACAAGATTTCCTAACAAAAGCTATAAACTCTGATTTATAA
- the LOC135078767 gene encoding diphosphomevalonate decarboxylase produces the protein MSGIITVVAPVNIAVIKYWGKRDEELIIPLNDSVSVTLDTNVMCAKTSVCVSPDFTNNEIWLNGQKESFTSPRLQNCLREIKLRAVAERSVDDVFLSWKIHVCSENNFPTAAGLASSAAGYACLVTALAKLYKIKSDVSSIARLGSGSACRSVYGGFVHWHAGVKADGSDSVATQIVGSSHWPQMRALILVVGDDRKKVSSTKGMKISKETSELLHYRIEKCVPRRTEEICEAIKNKDFSKFAEITMKDSNQFHAICLDSYPPFAYMTATSLKIIDFVHKYNEICGEPRVAYTFDAGPNACLYLLEEEVSKVLGLIQYLFPTTISDSFIKGLDTKATPASEEVLQNLSLQPEAKDSVKYVIYTKVGDGPTEVTDGSSLLNDAGWPVNPVIE, from the coding sequence ATGAGCGGAATTATTACAGTGGTGGCACCGGTCAACATAGCTGTCATAAAATACTGGGGCAAACGCGATGAAGAATTAATAATCCCGTTGAACGATTCCGTTAGTGTTACTTTGGACACGAATGTGATGTGTGCAAAAACTTCCGTATGCGTGAGTCCCGACTTCACAAATAATGAAATTTGGTTGAATGGACAGAAAGAGTCTTTTACTAGCCCACGTTTGCAAAACTGCCTAAGAGAAATTAAGTTGAGAGCCGTTGCCGAGCGCAGTGTTGATGATGTTTTTTTGTCGTGGAAAATTCATGTCTGTTCTGAAAATAACTTTCCAACTGCAGCAGGATTAGCATCATCTGCCGCTGGATACGCCTGTTTAGTTACAGCTCTGgcaaaactttataaaattaaatctgaCGTCAGTTCTATTGCAAGACTTGGTTCCGGCAGTGCTTGTCGGAGCGTTTATGGAGGCTTCGTGCACTGGCACGCTGGTGTGAAAGCTGATGGCTCAGATTCTGTTGCTACTCAGATAGTGGGCAGTTCCCATTGGCCACAGATGAGAGCTTTGATCCTTGTTGTGGGTGATGACAGAAAAAAAGTGAGCTCTACAAAAGGAATGAAAATATCCAAAGAAACTTCTGAACTACTTCATTATCGCATTGAAAAGTGTGTTCCCCGAAGGACAGAAGAAATCTGTGAAGCAATCAAAAATAAGGACTTCTCTAAATTTGCTGAAATCACTATGAAGGACAGTAATCAATTTCATGCAATTTGTCTGGATTCATATCCAccttttgcttacatgacagcAACTTCACTGAAGATAATAGATTTTGTTCACAAATATAATGAGATTTGTGGGGAACCTAGAGTTGCTTATACTTTTGATGCAGGACCTAATGCATGTTTGTATCTTCTAGAGGAAGAAGTTTCTAAAGTTCTGGGTTTGATTCAGTATCTTTTCCCCACAACAATAAGTGACAGTTTTATCAAGGGCTTGGATACTAAAGCAACACCAGCAAGTGAAGAAGTGTTGCAAAACTTGTCATTGCAGCCTGAGGCTAAGGATTCAGTAAAGTATGTAATCTATACTAAGGTTGGTGATGGACCTACAGAAGTAACTGATGGAAGCTCTCTACTAAATGATGCTGGGTGGCCAGTGAATCCTGTTATTGAATAA
- the LOC135078768 gene encoding small ribosomal subunit protein RACK1, whose translation MSETLKLRGTLCGHNGWVTQIATNPKYPDMILSSSRDKTLIVWKLTRDETNYGVPQKRLYGHSHFISDVVLSSDGNYALSGSWDKTLRLWDLAAGKTTRRFEDHTKDVLSVAFSVDNRQIVSGSRDKTIKLWNTLAECKYTIQDDGHSDWVSCVRFSPNHANPIIVSAGWDRTVKVWHLTNCKLKINHLGHSGYLNTVTVSPDGSLCASGGKDMKAMLWDLNDGKHLHTLDHNDIITALCFSPNRYWLCAAFGPSIKIWDLESKEMVEELRPEIINQTQNSKADPPQCLSLAWSTDGQTLFAGYSDNIIRVWQVSVSAR comes from the exons ATGAGTGAAACTCTGAAGCTTCGAGGCACTTTGTGCGGTCACAATGGCTGGGTTACGCAAATTGCTACTAACCCAAAATACCCTGACATGATTTTATCATCTTCCCGAG ACAAGACCCTCATCGTGTGGAAGTTGACCCGTGACGAGACCAACTACGGCGTTCCCCAGAAGCGTCTGTACGGTCACTCCCACTTCATCTCCGACGTCGTTCTGTCCAGCGACGGAAACTACGCTCTGTCCGGATCCTGGGACAAGACTCTGCGTCTGTGGGATCTCGCAGCTGGAAAGACCACCAGGCGTTTTGAAGATCATACTAAG GATGTCCTCTCAGTGGCTTTCTCTGTGGACAACCGTCAAATTGTCTCCGGATCCCGCGACAAGACCATCAAGCTGTGGAACACCCTCGCTGAGTGCAAGTACACTATCCAGGACGATGGCCACAGTGACTGGGTCTCGTGCGTGCGTTTCTCGCCAAATCATGCCAACCCCATCATTGTCTCTGCTGGATGGGACCGCACAGtcaag GTCTGGCACTTGACCAACTGCAAGCTTAAGATCAACCACCTTGGTCACTCTGGCTACTTGAACACAGTCACAGTCTCTCCTGATGGCTCCCTGTGTGCGTCTGGAGGCAAGGACATGAAGGCTATGCTCTGGGACTTGAACGACGGCAAGCACCTCCATACCCTGGACCACAATGACATCATCACAGCCCTGTGCTTCTCACCTAACAGATACTGGCTGTGTGCTGCATTTGGACCCTCCATCAAGATCTGG GACCTTGAAAGCAAGGAAATGGTTGAAGAACTCAGGCCAGAAATCATCAACCAGACACAAAACTCCAAGGCTGACCCGCCTCAGTGCCTCTCGCTGGCGTGGTCCACTGACGGTCAGACCCTCTTCGCTGGTTACTCCGACAACATCATCAGAGTCTGGCAGGTTTCAGTCTCTGCCCGATAA
- the LOC135078607 gene encoding 15-hydroxyprostaglandin dehydrogenase [NAD(+)]-like: MTEFSVVEGKTFLITGGASGLGAGYVELFLQEGAKSVAILDISEQTGKLFTDKLNKAYPGKVIFLKCDVSNEESLTEAFNVVVDKFGTVDVVINNAGVMNDSPNIWRKASDVNYQGMVSLTLKALKHMSKEEGGKGGTIINVSSALGFTRFPFLPIYSGCKAGILHFSYSIAMDPFHDQTGVRIIIMCYGGTDTPLLHNMDKLSYNEKRGEEMNSTIDPETIQRPESAIKGLVEAFKRGSNGTIWFSAANRPVEDITPVISKAYEMIENACPWK; encoded by the exons ATGACTGAGTTCAGTGTAGTCGAGGGGAAGACCTTTTTAATCACCGGTGGTGCTTCAGGGCTAGGCGCCGGTTACGTGGAATTGTTCCTTCAAGAAGGCGCCAAG AGTGTGGCCATTTTGGATATATCTGAGCAAACTGGGAAACTATTTACAGACAAATTAAACAAGGCATATCCTGGCAAAGTGATAtttttgaaatgtgatgtcagcAATGAAGAATCTTTGACAGAGGCGTTTAACGTAGTGGTCGACAAGTTTGGAACTGTGGATGTAGTCATCAACAATGCTGGGGTCATGAATGATTCTCCGAACATATGGAGGAAAGCGAGTGATGTGAACTAT CAAGGAATGGTTTCCCTCACATTGAAGGCTCTGAAACACATGAGTAAAGAGGAAGGAGGCAAAGGAGGCACCATTATAAACGTGTCTTCTGCACTAGGTTTTACCAGATTCCCATTTCTACCCATATACTCTGGATGTAAAGCTGGTATCTTACACTTCAGCTACAGTATTGCG ATGGACCCCTTCCATGACCAAACCGGTGTAAGGATAATAATTATGTGCTATGGAGGTACTGACACACCATTACTTCACAATATGGACAAGCTGTCATACAATGAAAAGCGTGGAGAGGAGATGAACAGCACGATTGACCCTGAAACCATTCAAAG acCTGAATCAGCAATAAAAGGACTTGTAGAAGCATTCAAGCGAGGTTCTAATGGGACCATCTGGTTTTCAGCAGCCAACAGACCAGTTGAGGATATTACCCCAGTAATTAGTAAAGCATATGAGATGATAGAAAATGCTTGCCCTTGGAAATAa